A window of the Hordeum vulgare subsp. vulgare chromosome 5H, MorexV3_pseudomolecules_assembly, whole genome shotgun sequence genome harbors these coding sequences:
- the LOC123396336 gene encoding probable calcium-binding protein CML16: MKKVFSRFETDGDGRISPSELAAVSRAIAPPATDSAGGREVASMMDELDTDRDGYVDLGEFAAFHSHGRGERELDAELRDAFDVYDINGDGRISHAELSKIVSRIGEGLLVLGVLVRRRERGELPARRFEALARSRRAASLALSNRKEIATSHLGAVNFLQVPFSPLVPPIAPLSLPPQPYAPASAACSAQISNSIDFAC; this comes from the exons ATGAAGAAGGTGTTCTCCCGCTTCGAAACGGACGGGGACGGCAGGATCTCGCCCTCGGAGCTGGCGGCCGTGTCGCGCGCCATCGCGCCGCCGGCCACCGATTCGGCAGGGGGCCGGGAGGTGGCGTCCATGATGGATGAGCTCGACACCGACCGCGACGGCTACGTGGACCTCGGCGAGTTCGCCGCCTTCCACAGCCACGGCCGCGGGGAGCGCGAGCTGGACGCCGAGCTGCGCGATGCCTTCGACGTCTACGACATCAACGGCGACGGCCGCATCTCCCATGCCGAGCTCAGCAAGATCGTGTCCCGGATCGGCGAGGGTCTACTTGTTCTTGGCGTGTTG GTGAGGAGAAGGGAACGCGGGGAGCTGCCCGCGCGGCGCTTCGAGGCCCTCGCCCGCTCACGCCGCGCCGCCTCGCTCGCGCTCTCCAACCGCAAGGAGATCGCCACCTCGCACCTCGGCGCCGTCAACTTCCTCCAGGTCCCCTTCTCCCCCCTCGTTCCTCCAATCGCACCCCTATCACTGCCTCCCCAACCTTACGCCCCCGCATCAGCTGCGTGTAGCGCACAGATCAGCAACAGTATTGATTTTGCGTGTTAA